GGTTAGTCTCCGGATCCAAATATGCAAATGATAATGCAGGGGTGCCATAATAGCTGCTTCCCTCCGTAATGGAAGCTTTACCGGAAGTTTTAAAATTCTTCAACTGTCCGTTAGAGTTCGCCGGACTATTGATAGCTAAATTGAATTTAGAAGATGAGCCGGAAATGAAAAAATAAGGATTTACAGAATTATAGTCTGTTTCGGACACAACCGGAATATTCGCTGTCTTACAAGTATTCTTTCCCGCAGCAGCAATAATATCCACTTCCTGACTCCATACATCATTAGAATAAACCCGTCCTGTTTCCGGTGAGAAGAATGCAGAAGTCTCTCCAGCCTGTGCATGAATAGTCCTGTTCTCCCAATAATATACAAAAGCCACCCTTACAATAAATTCATCCGTTAATGTCGGTGTCTCACGACCGTCAAAATAAGAAATCTTCAACGGTACTATATTATCACCGTTCTTAAAGCTATCAGATGTGGGTACAACAAACTTTAATTCAGTTTCAGTCTGCAACGTAATAGTACACTCAATATCACCTAACAGCACTTTATCAATCTTATTTAGATATGCTCCCTCCAGCACTACCATATCTCCCACGTTGGCTGGTTCAAATACAGTAGTTGTAACCTCCGGCTGATAACGTTTCACCGTGAACTTGGGTGCGGACGAACTTGACGTCTCCACTTCTTTTGTTCCATTAAAATATTTAAATGTTACAATAGCCTTGTCGCTTTCCACATAAGGAACCTTTACTACTATCTCATTCTCACTTTGTGAGATGATCTCTGCCTCATTTCCTTCTGTCCCCCCTTTGGCAGTGAAAAGAACAGCACTCACCACATTCATGGAACTACCGGAGAGCAACAAATTATTGCCCATTTCAACTTCTGAGGGCATTCCCGCCTGTGAAACGACAGGAGCCGGATATTCAAGGGTAAAATCTCCTTCGGACACACCCTCACCTATCGAATTTACCAATACAATTTTACCACTGCGTGCCTGATTTGTCACTTTCAAAGACAAACGCCGGTTGGACACTTTCTGTAGGATAACAGCTTTTCCACCACCGATAGTAGCACTTACGACATCATCCAAATATTCTCCGGCAACAACAATCTCACTACCTATGCTTCCACTCTCGGGCGAGAAAGAAAGGATTTCCGGTGAACTAACTGCCACATCCTTCATCGATGTAGAATCACAACCACACAAAAAGAATAAACAGACAAACAATGATGCCAGACTCCATTTTCTATATTGTTTCATATTCGTAAGCATTTAAAAGATTAATAACCCGTATTCTGTGCTATCTCTGGATTAATGTCAATCACACTCACCGGAATAGGCAGAAATGTTTGCCAATCTTCTATATCATTCACCGTATAAGAATATTCCGTATAAAGAAGCTCGCTGTTCAAGTAGTTGTTTACTGTCTGAGTAGCGATACCCCAACGAAGAAGATCAAACCAGCGCTGGTTCTCAAAAGCCAGTTCAAGCCTGCGCTCATTACGTACAGCCTTTCTAAAATCATAAAGACCTGGCAGGTCGGTCAGTGTATATGTAGAAACACCGGCACGTTCACAAACCATATTCAAATACTTCAGATTGTCTGCCGAAGGCCCCGAGATTTCATTTGTCAATTCAGCATAAAGTAAAGCAATATCAGCCACACGAATCACAGGCCAGTCACTTTCGCCATCATACTGTGTAGTTACAGGATTTACATACTTCTTACAGTAACGACAATTACCTTCCGTCACCCACGTCTGAGTAGTTGTATTGAAATATTTCTGGGCGATATTCACATCCAGACGTTTATCAGCACCCGCACCTCTTTGTTCGTAAGCTGCAATAATATTGTCAGTAGGAGTATTATAACCGGAAGAAGTACCGATAATCACATTTGCACCATTATTGACCGGAGCAAACATATTGCCGAACGGCGAACCGATACCGGCATTTCCCGAAAGGTAACGAACCGCAAAGATTATCTCCTTATTCATCTCATTGCCAATATCAAAAACCTTATCATAAGCCACAAGATCACTACCCGACTGCGGATTTCCCACAGATTCACTTTCGAGTACTTCCTTACACAGTCGGGCGGCACGGGCATATTTCTCGTCACCCGCCCGGTAGTGCGTAGCATATACTTTGGCAAGCAACGCTTTTGCCGCGTTCAGGTCAGCACGTCCCAAGTCACCGTCCGCCATCTTGCCGGGCAACAGTTCATTATTGACAATATTCTCCAAATCTCCTTCAATAAGCGCATATACTTCATCCACCGTAGAGCGTTGCATATCACGGGCCACTTCAGAAGGAACCTTGGAAGTAACGATAAATACCGGCCCCCATAAACGGACCAGATTGAAATACTCCAATGAACGAAGAAAAAGTACTTCTCCCTCATATTGGTTCCGCAATGTCTCATCCGTCACTACATCAAGGTAAGATATAACATTGTTTACCCGTGCAATTGTGGCATAACAGGCATTCCAATACGTTTCCACCCATTCGTTTTCCGGTACGATAGTACCCTGGTCGAGCTGTTCCACCAGTCGTGTAGTATTCGAAGAAGAACCTGCAGCATACATACGTCCGTTATCCGAGCGCAATTCTGTCATGGCCCATTCGTAATACATCACATCATGCAGGGAATTATAACAACCCAGCACCAGATTATTTACCGACGAAGCATCCTTCACATACTTATCCGCCGCCACTTCCGAATAAGGATATTGATCCAAATCACAAGCGGAAAATACCATGACGATTAACAATAATCCTATATAATTTATTTTTTTCATCGTTTTCCTCCATTAAAAATTAATATCAAAACCGGCAGAAATGGTAGAAGTCAACGGGAACCCACCACGCTGATACCCCGAAATCATTGCACTGGAATAATTACCGGATGTCATACGCGACTCCGGATTAATGCCTTTGTAGCCACTTCCCCAAATATAGAGCAAGTTACTGCCCGACACATAAAAACGCACACCTGATAACTTAATCTTACGGGCAGCAGTTGCCGGCAAGGTATATCCCACTGTAAAGTTACGCAGACAAGCATAAGAAGCATTTTGCAAAGGATAATCAGTAAGCATGAGGTCATGTCCCGTTTTCACATTCTGATAAGGCGTTTTTCCGTCACCCGGATGTTCTGCACTTACCCAACGGTTCTTTGTGTACTTCTTGTTCCACTTCTTTGTTTCATTATAATATACATCACCATTAAGCACTGTGATGCCCTGTACACCCTGAATAAGGAATGAGATGTCGAAATCTTTAATTTGGAAAGTATTGGTGATGCCCCATGTGAAATCCGGGTAAGGAGTGCCCAACGCAACCCGGTCTTCAGGAGTCAAAGAGCCGTCATTATTGGTATCGACAATGCGTATTCCCCCCGGTGCATCGTCTGAAAAATGAGGATTAGCTGCAATCTCTTCCGCACTATTCCATACACCACACGTTTTGTATCCATAAAATTGAATCAACGGCTCACCCACTTTAGCAAGATAACCCTCATTTCTTTCACCTAAAGAAATCATTTGTTGTTCACCGCCTAACTCCAATAATTTATTACGCGAAAGTGAGAAATTTATATTAGTATCCCATGAAAACTTACGGCTTTTCATATTATGTGTATCAAGCTGGATTTCCAAACCTGAGTTACGGACTTTTCCTATATTATTCCAATAGTGTGTGTAACCGGTAAACGATTGCGTTGGTTGTTCGAACAATAACGCACGCGTCACTGAATAATAAGCATCTATCGCCAGATTGATACGGTTGTTGAAAAGTCCCAAATCCAGACCATAGTTAAACTCATCAGTCTGCTCCCATGTAATATTAGAATTAGCCAGCGAAGAAGAGATATTCGCAGAACCATTAACCAATGAACCCGTACCTTTGCCGGTCACGTAATTCGCACTGTTCAATACCTCGAGGGCTGCATTATAACTGATACGGTTATTTCCTGTCACACCATACGATGCACGAAGCTTCAAGTTAGAAATAGCCTTGATACCCTTCATGAATTTCTCTTCACTCACGCGCCAACCCAGTGATACGGAAGGGAACCAAGCATTACGGTTTCCTTTAGAAAAGAGCGATGAACGATCCAGACGTAGAGAGGTAGACAACAAATAGCGCCCCAGATAACTATAATTGACACGTCCCAGATAAGATTCCAATACAACATCCGGATATCTGAAAGTTCCCGTACCCGCCGTATTTCCATTACCCACACTAGCCAACTCGTAAACGGTGGCAGCATTCAAAGTATGGATGTCATCCGTAGCAAATCCCGTCGCAGCCATAGCCACCCGCTGATTCCGTGTCTTTTCTACAGTATATCCCAATAAAGCGTCAAGACTATGGTCTTTATTCTTTCCAAAGTCCAAATGGTAACTCAAGGTATTCTCACTCAACAAATCAATATAAAGTGCACTGGAATAAGTAGCACGGCTTGCTTCCTTGTCTTTCGTAGCGTCCTTATTTGCATAATAATAAGAAGGGGCAAAACGAACATTCAAGCCGTTGGATGTCTTAAACTGTAATCCTTTACAAAGATCAAGCGTGAAATACATGCTGGCCAATCCTTGCATAGTCTCGCTCCAACGGAAAGTATTAGTCATTACGCTCGCCGGATTATTATTGGCAGAGCTAAATGGAGACGATTTTTCCAATACCCGGTTACCGTCGGCATCCAACAACGGATTTCCATCGGCATCCACGGCAGTCGGTGTCATAATATTGTTAAAATGGCTACCTCTTGCAAATCCGGTATATCCGGTCAGGTCTGTGCTATACGCATTGTGATAGACCGGTAAAAAAGAGGGAGTACGATAGAAATCAATAAAGTTATTTTTCGGACGTTCCGTCTTGCTATATGTACCGGATATATTAACACCCACCGTAGCTATCTTTGAGAGTTTGGTATCCACTTTAGTACGGAAATTCAGTTTGTCCAGTGAATTGTTGAGCATCACCCCCTGGTCTTTAGTATAGGCCGCTGAAATAAAATATTTCGTCTCTTTGCGTCCGCCCGAAACACTCATCTGCACATTCGTGATACCTGCCATATCACGCAAGCCCTCTTTCTGCCAGTCGGTAGTCCCCATCTGGCTTTCCAAATAAGCAGCCCCGCGAGCAGCACTCGGTACTTTCGGACCACCTAAGGCAGCTTCTTCTTCCAATAAGCCCAACCATTCGGAAGAAGTCATCATATCATGCAACTGATAAGCGTATTTAAATCCCTGATAGAACTTAAAAGAATATTTCGGTTTGTCCGGCGTACCGCTCTTTGTCGTCACCATAATCACTCCATTGGCAGCACGTGAACCATAAATAGCAGCCGAAGCCGCATCTTTCAAAATTTCAATAGACTTCACATCCGCAGCATTGATAGACGACAAACCACCGGATACGGGAAATCCATCTATGATAACCAACGGTTCACTATCTGCGGAAATGGAACCCGTACCGCGTACCCGGATAGAAGGAGTCACACCCACTTCCGATGTCTCATTAGAAACCGTCAATCCAGTCATAGCACCTTGCAAGGCAGTAGTGACATCACTCACCGGAGCATTAATCAGCTTCTCGCCTTCCAACTTTGAAATCGAACCTGTCAAATGAGATTTCGCCTGTGTACCGTAACCGATTACCACAACATCATCCAACATCTTCGAATCTTCTTCCAACGTCACATTCACAACTGTGCGTTTGCCAACCGCTTCCGCCTTATCAACGTAACCGATATACGAATAAACCAAAATTGTCTTGGAATTAGGAACTTTAATGGAGTATTTACCTTCAGCGTCCGTCACAGTACCGGTAGGAACGGCAGCATCTTTCACTGTCACCGAAGCTCCAATCAACGGACCCTGTTCATCTATCACCTTACCAGTAACTACATGCTGGGAGTAAACGTTCAATGTCCCTACCAACAACAGGAACATCATCACGACTTTTTTAAAAATACAGGAGTTGTTCATAGATTAGTGTTTTAATTTCTGTGACAAACGTAACGATTAAAATTGGTAAACCAAAATTTTGGTCTACCAATTAATATTTATTAATAATTAGACATAAACTGCTTATAAATAACACGTTACGCGTACCTCTATATAAAAGGACAGGAGAATATTTTTACTAGAAAGCTTTACTTTGAAAGATAATATTTGTACTTTTACAGCCGAAACGGAAAAGGTCATCTTTTTAAAATATTTATATCTTATGAAAGACGAAATCAATTCGCAACCAGTTAAGCATGTAATAGAACACATAAAAAAACAAATATCAGAACGTCAGATTTTACCGGGAGAACGTCTCCCTTCTGAGCGTAAATTATCCGAACTTTTGAAAGTCAGTCGGTCACATGTTCGCGAGGCATTGCAAAAACTGGAATTATACGGTATTGTAAAAACATATCCTCAGAGTGGAACCGTGGTATCCGAATTCTCCAAAGACCAGTTGGATACTATGATTACCGATGCATTGAAAATCAGCAGATATGATTTTTCAAGCTTGGTTTATGTACGTGTACTTCTGGAAATAGAGGTCTGCAAATTATGCGCAATAAACCGCACAGAAGAGGATTTGAAGAATATCGAAAACACGCTTGTCGAACTGGAAGAAAAGTTTGATACAGACCTTCGTGTCGAAAAAGATTTTGCCTTTCACCAGGCCATTGCGCAAGGCGGACATAATCCGGTTATCAGTTCACTCCTGCTTATTATTACTCCTGATATTTTAAAATATTATCAAAAATACAAAGTTTGTGCCGTTCCTCAAAAAACGGTTCATGCGGAACATAGGGAAATGTTACAGAAGATAAAAGATAGGGACAAAGAAGGAATGAAAGAACTGGTGCTCCGCCACTTGGCCAATCTGATTGATTTTGCTAAAATGTCCGCGAAAGGCGATATCCCGGAATTCGAATACGGACATATCTAAGATACGTAAAAGAATAGATTTAATTAGTTGTATGCGAGAAACTATCCAGTCTCTTGCATACAACTAATTTCGTTTATATATAAAATTATTCGTCTGACTATAGTTATTCTTTCGTCTGACTATAGTTAGACGAAAAGTCAACAGTAGTCAGACGAAAGTTCAACTATAGTCAGACGAATATATTTATTCGATTGAAGAGTTAGTTTTATGCATACGGAAGATTAATTGATAGCGGTCGGGTAATTAAATCAAAAGGAAAACATAAAATTTACATCTACTTCACATCATCCCCACATATCCGTCCGAAAAGAAAATGCAGACACTCCCAAAATAGCATCACCTACATAGTAACGTTCAGTACACCAAACAATTACTAACGATACACTTGCTTATCCTATATTTTGACAGTTGATGTACAGTCGTATATAAAGCCTAATAAGTTTTCCAAAAAATAATTCATTCTTATTCATATATAATGAATTATTTTATATATGTTTGTGTCATACAACAAATAAAACTTAAATTTATGGCACTTAAAGAACACATTCAGGCACCATTAAGGAAAAGACTTAAAAGATTTTGCCTTTACTCCTTATTATTTCCATTATGTTTCTCTTGTAAAGATTCGGATTCCACTGAAGAACAATTCAATCCAAACAATCCTGTAGAAGTTACTGCTATTATCCCGAAGACGGGAGCAGTAGCCTTACCTTTAGTAATTCATGGAAAAAACTTTGGTAATGACAAATCAAAAATCAAAGTACTTTTTGATGATGTTCAAGCACAAGTTATCACAGCAAAGAATGAACACTTATACATATTAAATCCACGACAGACTGGTGGAGAACATACTGTCAAAGTAATTGTGGAGGATAAAGAAGGCATACTGAACGAAAAGTTTGATTACATTGTCACTTCATCTGTATCAACAGTAGCAGGAAGTGGTGAATACAATGATAATGACGGAAGTGCCCTCGAAGCGTCATTTCCAGGTCCTGAATACCTGTCTGTAGATGATAAGGGAAATATTTTCAATTCCGAATATAATGGTCGTCGTTTAAGACTGATATCATTAAATGAAAGGAAAGTTACTACACTCATTGAAAATGGTGATGTATTCGGCAGCTACTTTTCACCGGATTATTCTACTTTATATATAGGTATAGAATCATCCAGTACATTAGCAAATGAATTGGATTGCACTTCTAGCTTTATAAAGACTGTTATTCCAAACACACTAGAAATGAAGTACGGAGCTGCCAGTGCAGCAGTCGATTCACAAGGAAACGTTTATTATATAGGATACGCAGGAGCCATCGCCAAAAAAGACATAAAAACAGGAAAGCTAGCTATTATAGGAGAAATACCTGAGGAATTAGTTGGAGATTATAGTGGGATAGACTATTATGCTGCATACAATCCTAAAGATAATCACGTCTATATTTCATCCAGAAAAACCCATATTATCTTTCGCTTCGATGCCAGCCAAGTATCGTTAGAAAACGGAGACTTTGAGCTATATGCAGGAATATTTGAGCATACCGGTCACAACAATGGAGATCGTCTACAGGCCACGTTTGATTCTCCAAAGGGTATGGCATTTGATAGCAAAGGCATGATGTATATAGCTGACACCAACAACAATGTAATCCGTATAATTAATTCAGAGGGTAAAGTAAGTACATTTATAGGAAATTCGGAAGGAGGATATAAAGATGGCTCATTAGAAGAAGCTTTATTCTATCATCCGTATGATGTAACCATATCTCCAGATGATTTCATATATGTAGCAGACTACGGTAATCACCGTATTCGATGTATTGCAATTCAATAGTTAATTTAAACTGAGAAAAAATGAAAAAAAATATATATATCCTTCTTGCCTGCTTCTTACTCAACCTTCCCAATACTATAAAAGCACAAGATACAACATTCAAAATAACAGGTGCCGTTACTTCCAAAGGAGAATCGCTCCCCGGTGTAAATATTTATATCAAGAATAAACCAGGAGCTGGAGTAGTAACAAACATAGATGGACAATACCAAATAAAAGCACAGATAACAGATGTCTTGGTTTTTTCTTTCATCGGCTATAAGACTAAGGAGAAATTGATTACTAAGAAGATCAACAGACTAGATGTCGGACTAGAGGAAGAAACCGGAAAAATTGATGAAGTGGAAATCGTAGCCTACGGCAAACAAAGAAAAGTGAGTGTGGTAGGTGCCATTTCTTCCATTAAAGTAGCTGACTTAAAAAGTGCACCAGTTACATCACTTTCAAATGCTATTGCCGGTAGGATGGCAGGTATCATTGGAGTACAGCAAAGCGGTGAACCTGGATCCGACGTTTCGGAGTTTTGGATTCGCGGTATCAGTACCTTCGGCGCAAAAGCTACTGCCTTATTCTTAATTGACGGAGTGGAACGGACACAAGAAGATTTCAACAATCTGCTTCCCGAAGACATCGAGAGTTTTTCTATCCTAAAAGACGCTTCGGCTACAGCTGTATATGGTGCCCGGGGGGCAAATGGAGTCGTACTAATCACTACCAAAAGAGGACAAGAAGGAAAAATGACCATCAGTGCCAATGTGAAGACAATGGTGGAATACTTACCCAAACTTCCTGAATATTTGGGAGCTTACGATTATGCCAAGTTAGCCAATGAAGCAAAGCTCGTACGTGGAGAAGTACCTCTCTACGATAATAAAATGTTCGAAGTAATCAAATATCATTTGGATGACAATTTCTATCCGGATATTAATTGGCAAGATGAAATTCTTAAGAAAGCCACTTTCGGATGGCAGGCAAATATGAATATTTCCGGTGGTGGCAGTATTGCCCGTTATTTTATGAGCTTGAATTACAGAAGTAACGATGCAGCGTACAAAGAATCAAATATCAATAAATACAATACCAACGTAAAACGTCACCAATATAGTTTTCGTTCCAACATCGACGTTAATGTAACAAAGTCAACAATAGTTAGCTTAAATCTTGCTACTACTATCATCGACATGAATCGCCCAGGTATTGGAACTACCAAGCAAATATGGGAAGCACAAGCAAATATGAATCCACTGAACGTACCCAAGGTATATACCAACGGAAAATTTCCTGCTTACGGAACAGAAAGTGGCAAGCCGCAGACCTCACCATATGTACTATTGAACGAAACAGGATACATCAGCGAGTATTCCAATACTTTGCAATCAACACTTAGGCTGAACCAAGATCTAGGAATGATCACAAAGGGATTAAGCATCGAAGCCTCCGTATCGTTCGACTCTTCCAACTTTCATAATGGTGAACGAAAGAAAATGCCAGAACTTCATCAAGCTAAGGAATATAACTCAAAAGGAGAATTAATTACACAAAAAATATCAGAGGCCGAGCCTATAAAATATACGACATCTTCTGGAGGAACCAGAAGAATCTATATAGAAGGGCGTCTACATTACGAACGGATGTTTGGATGGCACAGAATCGGCGGGTTACTGCTATATAACCAAAGTTCATATAACACAACTAGCGCCACTACTGAAATAAGCTCTATTCCTGTTCGTACACAAGGAATTGCCGGAAGAATTACTTACTCTTATAAAGATATCTATCTGTCCGAATTTAATTTCGGATACAATGGCACAGGAAACTTTCCCAAAGGACAGCGGTTCGGTTTTTTCCCCTCTTTGGCTTTAGGTTGGGTGGTCAGTAACTATGAAGCAGTAAAAACAAAACTACCATTCCTTTCATTGATGAAAATACGATACTCGTTCGGCTTGGTAGGTAACGATGAACTAGACCAACGTTTTCCATTCCTAACCTATGTAGGTACTACTCCCGGATATAATTTCGGCGATCGTGGAGAAAATGCACAAGGAGGTATCGGCATAACTACGCAAGGTTCAGAAGGCTTACAATGGGAAAAGGCTGTTAAACACAATATAGGATTAGACCTTACAATATTCGACAAAATATCCGTAGAACTAGACTTCTTTCATGACACAAGAAGCCGTATTTTTATGAAACGTACCCAACTGCCGGACATAATGGGCATTCCGAGCACTCCGTACGGAAATGTTGGTAAAATGAAGAATTATGGGTGGGA
The DNA window shown above is from Bacteroides faecium and carries:
- a CDS encoding IPT/TIG domain-containing protein encodes the protein MKQYRKWSLASLFVCLFFLCGCDSTSMKDVAVSSPEILSFSPESGSIGSEIVVAGEYLDDVVSATIGGGKAVILQKVSNRRLSLKVTNQARSGKIVLVNSIGEGVSEGDFTLEYPAPVVSQAGMPSEVEMGNNLLLSGSSMNVVSAVLFTAKGGTEGNEAEIISQSENEIVVKVPYVESDKAIVTFKYFNGTKEVETSSSSAPKFTVKRYQPEVTTTVFEPANVGDMVVLEGAYLNKIDKVLLGDIECTITLQTETELKFVVPTSDSFKNGDNIVPLKISYFDGRETPTLTDEFIVRVAFVYYWENRTIHAQAGETSAFFSPETGRVYSNDVWSQEVDIIAAAGKNTCKTANIPVVSETDYNSVNPYFFISGSSSKFNLAINSPANSNGQLKNFKTSGKASITEGSSYYGTPALSFAYLDPETNPDCAELVNNVKAGNIKKIDEITFPLDVEKKTCAGIKPSVSAAPTTDAWAKDKFEAGVEKTNVTIDAVFLVFYYNVKGYDNKAADKNPVRDVKRIGLMYIKSADFKMKEGTEKDPSASSITFDMYWQKQDYDYSKVQ
- a CDS encoding SusC/RagA family TonB-linked outer membrane protein, whose protein sequence is MNNSCIFKKVVMMFLLLVGTLNVYSQHVVTGKVIDEQGPLIGASVTVKDAAVPTGTVTDAEGKYSIKVPNSKTILVYSYIGYVDKAEAVGKRTVVNVTLEEDSKMLDDVVVIGYGTQAKSHLTGSISKLEGEKLINAPVSDVTTALQGAMTGLTVSNETSEVGVTPSIRVRGTGSISADSEPLVIIDGFPVSGGLSSINAADVKSIEILKDAASAAIYGSRAANGVIMVTTKSGTPDKPKYSFKFYQGFKYAYQLHDMMTSSEWLGLLEEEAALGGPKVPSAARGAAYLESQMGTTDWQKEGLRDMAGITNVQMSVSGGRKETKYFISAAYTKDQGVMLNNSLDKLNFRTKVDTKLSKIATVGVNISGTYSKTERPKNNFIDFYRTPSFLPVYHNAYSTDLTGYTGFARGSHFNNIMTPTAVDADGNPLLDADGNRVLEKSSPFSSANNNPASVMTNTFRWSETMQGLASMYFTLDLCKGLQFKTSNGLNVRFAPSYYYANKDATKDKEASRATYSSALYIDLLSENTLSYHLDFGKNKDHSLDALLGYTVEKTRNQRVAMAATGFATDDIHTLNAATVYELASVGNGNTAGTGTFRYPDVVLESYLGRVNYSYLGRYLLSTSLRLDRSSLFSKGNRNAWFPSVSLGWRVSEEKFMKGIKAISNLKLRASYGVTGNNRISYNAALEVLNSANYVTGKGTGSLVNGSANISSSLANSNITWEQTDEFNYGLDLGLFNNRINLAIDAYYSVTRALLFEQPTQSFTGYTHYWNNIGKVRNSGLEIQLDTHNMKSRKFSWDTNINFSLSRNKLLELGGEQQMISLGERNEGYLAKVGEPLIQFYGYKTCGVWNSAEEIAANPHFSDDAPGGIRIVDTNNDGSLTPEDRVALGTPYPDFTWGITNTFQIKDFDISFLIQGVQGITVLNGDVYYNETKKWNKKYTKNRWVSAEHPGDGKTPYQNVKTGHDLMLTDYPLQNASYACLRNFTVGYTLPATAARKIKLSGVRFYVSGSNLLYIWGSGYKGINPESRMTSGNYSSAMISGYQRGGFPLTSTISAGFDINF
- a CDS encoding RagB/SusD family nutrient uptake outer membrane protein is translated as MKKINYIGLLLIVMVFSACDLDQYPYSEVAADKYVKDASSVNNLVLGCYNSLHDVMYYEWAMTELRSDNGRMYAAGSSSNTTRLVEQLDQGTIVPENEWVETYWNACYATIARVNNVISYLDVVTDETLRNQYEGEVLFLRSLEYFNLVRLWGPVFIVTSKVPSEVARDMQRSTVDEVYALIEGDLENIVNNELLPGKMADGDLGRADLNAAKALLAKVYATHYRAGDEKYARAARLCKEVLESESVGNPQSGSDLVAYDKVFDIGNEMNKEIIFAVRYLSGNAGIGSPFGNMFAPVNNGANVIIGTSSGYNTPTDNIIAAYEQRGAGADKRLDVNIAQKYFNTTTQTWVTEGNCRYCKKYVNPVTTQYDGESDWPVIRVADIALLYAELTNEISGPSADNLKYLNMVCERAGVSTYTLTDLPGLYDFRKAVRNERRLELAFENQRWFDLLRWGIATQTVNNYLNSELLYTEYSYTVNDIEDWQTFLPIPVSVIDINPEIAQNTGY
- a CDS encoding SusC/RagA family TonB-linked outer membrane protein, coding for MKKNIYILLACFLLNLPNTIKAQDTTFKITGAVTSKGESLPGVNIYIKNKPGAGVVTNIDGQYQIKAQITDVLVFSFIGYKTKEKLITKKINRLDVGLEEETGKIDEVEIVAYGKQRKVSVVGAISSIKVADLKSAPVTSLSNAIAGRMAGIIGVQQSGEPGSDVSEFWIRGISTFGAKATALFLIDGVERTQEDFNNLLPEDIESFSILKDASATAVYGARGANGVVLITTKRGQEGKMTISANVKTMVEYLPKLPEYLGAYDYAKLANEAKLVRGEVPLYDNKMFEVIKYHLDDNFYPDINWQDEILKKATFGWQANMNISGGGSIARYFMSLNYRSNDAAYKESNINKYNTNVKRHQYSFRSNIDVNVTKSTIVSLNLATTIIDMNRPGIGTTKQIWEAQANMNPLNVPKVYTNGKFPAYGTESGKPQTSPYVLLNETGYISEYSNTLQSTLRLNQDLGMITKGLSIEASVSFDSSNFHNGERKKMPELHQAKEYNSKGELITQKISEAEPIKYTTSSGGTRRIYIEGRLHYERMFGWHRIGGLLLYNQSSYNTTSATTEISSIPVRTQGIAGRITYSYKDIYLSEFNFGYNGTGNFPKGQRFGFFPSLALGWVVSNYEAVKTKLPFLSLMKIRYSFGLVGNDELDQRFPFLTYVGTTPGYNFGDRGENAQGGIGITTQGSEGLQWEKAVKHNIGLDLTIFDKISVELDFFHDTRSRIFMKRTQLPDIMGIPSTPYGNVGKMKNYGWDGTLSYQDKIGKDFSYEIRGNFTITKNKIVDYDEPNYKYSYLAKKGKSLNMTYGYIALGYFRDEEDIKNSPQQWGNVMPGDIKYKDVNGDNVLTKEDIVPIGNSNIPRIQYGFAGNFSYKNWDLGIFFRGSGGADFFYGGQAYFPFKNGETGNILTMVNDPSNRWIPASYSGDKSTENPNARFPRLSYGNNNNNFVESTHWLGNSSFLRLKTVEIGYTVPGNILKYIYMKGLRISLIADNLHVWDKVKIWDPEQASSNGSAYPLTRSFTLNLQASF
- a CDS encoding NHL domain-containing protein, producing the protein MALKEHIQAPLRKRLKRFCLYSLLFPLCFSCKDSDSTEEQFNPNNPVEVTAIIPKTGAVALPLVIHGKNFGNDKSKIKVLFDDVQAQVITAKNEHLYILNPRQTGGEHTVKVIVEDKEGILNEKFDYIVTSSVSTVAGSGEYNDNDGSALEASFPGPEYLSVDDKGNIFNSEYNGRRLRLISLNERKVTTLIENGDVFGSYFSPDYSTLYIGIESSSTLANELDCTSSFIKTVIPNTLEMKYGAASAAVDSQGNVYYIGYAGAIAKKDIKTGKLAIIGEIPEELVGDYSGIDYYAAYNPKDNHVYISSRKTHIIFRFDASQVSLENGDFELYAGIFEHTGHNNGDRLQATFDSPKGMAFDSKGMMYIADTNNNVIRIINSEGKVSTFIGNSEGGYKDGSLEEALFYHPYDVTISPDDFIYVADYGNHRIRCIAIQ
- a CDS encoding FadR/GntR family transcriptional regulator, producing the protein MKDEINSQPVKHVIEHIKKQISERQILPGERLPSERKLSELLKVSRSHVREALQKLELYGIVKTYPQSGTVVSEFSKDQLDTMITDALKISRYDFSSLVYVRVLLEIEVCKLCAINRTEEDLKNIENTLVELEEKFDTDLRVEKDFAFHQAIAQGGHNPVISSLLLIITPDILKYYQKYKVCAVPQKTVHAEHREMLQKIKDRDKEGMKELVLRHLANLIDFAKMSAKGDIPEFEYGHI